One genomic window of Arvicola amphibius chromosome 4, mArvAmp1.2, whole genome shotgun sequence includes the following:
- the C4H16orf91 gene encoding protein CCSMST1: MKGVLCSRAAGAVRALRLVGWASRSLHPPPHGRSPARPTDREEEEEDPNLPIQFSSSKATPDRWTVEHSLGKKQQRPWWKVLPITFSLTVLILWCYLREETSTDQWLREVLGEVDKEDEEEPDDRLEEPEAPTFYGART; the protein is encoded by the exons ATGAAAGGTGTCCTGTGTTCGCGGGCTGCGGG AGCGGTCCGGGCTCTGCGACTCGTGGGCTGGGCTTCGCGAAGCCTGCATCCGCCGCCCCATGGCCGGTCTCCAGCCCGACCCAcagacagggaagaggaggaggaagaccccAACCTCCCCATTCAgttttcctccagcaaagccacccCAGACCGCTGGACGGTCGAGCATTCCCTGGGGAAGAAGCAGCAACGGCCCTGGTGGAAAGTGCTGCCGATCACCTTCAGCCTCACAGTTCTGATCCTCTGGTGCTATCTGAGGGAGGAGACCAGCACGGACCAGTGGTTGAGAGAGGTTTTGGGAGAGGTAGAcaaggaggacgaggaggagccAGACGATCGTCTGGAGGAACCTGAAGCTCCGACTTTCTACGGAGCTAGAACGTAA